A single region of the Nocardioides sp. W7 genome encodes:
- the moeZ gene encoding adenylyltransferase/sulfurtransferase MoeZ, with the protein MSFPPLVEPADELTIDEVRRYSRHLIIPDVGMSGQKRLKNAKVLVIGAGGLGSPALLYLAAAGVHTLGIAEFDEVDESNLQRQIIHGQSDIGKSKAQSAKESIAEANPYVEVILHEQRLDNDNVMDVFRGYDLIVDGTDNFATRYMVNDAAYFLGIPYVWGSIYRFDGQASVFAPSMAPDAPCYRCLYPEPPPPGMVPSCAEGGVLGVLCAAIGSIQVNEAIKVLTGIGDPAIGKLVIYDALELEWRKLKVRKDPNCALCGENPTVTGLIDYDAFCGAISDEAADAAAGSTISVTTLEHMLKEREEGTRDFVLVDVREPNEYEINKIPGSVLIPKGEFLNGSALEKLPADKQVVMHCKSGVRSAETLAIVKGAGYADAVHVGGGVVAWVNQIDPSQPTY; encoded by the coding sequence GTGTCCTTCCCGCCCCTGGTGGAGCCCGCAGACGAGCTGACCATCGACGAGGTGCGTCGCTACAGCCGCCACCTGATCATTCCCGACGTCGGGATGAGCGGGCAGAAGCGGCTCAAGAACGCCAAGGTGCTGGTGATCGGGGCCGGTGGCCTCGGCAGCCCGGCCCTGCTCTACCTGGCCGCCGCCGGGGTCCACACGCTCGGCATCGCGGAGTTCGACGAGGTCGACGAGTCCAACCTGCAGCGCCAGATCATCCACGGCCAGTCCGACATCGGGAAGTCCAAGGCCCAGTCGGCCAAGGAGTCGATCGCCGAGGCGAACCCGTACGTCGAGGTGATCCTGCACGAGCAGCGCCTCGACAACGACAACGTCATGGACGTGTTCAGGGGCTACGACCTGATCGTCGACGGCACCGACAACTTCGCGACCCGCTACATGGTCAACGACGCGGCGTACTTCCTGGGGATCCCCTACGTGTGGGGCTCGATCTACCGCTTCGACGGCCAGGCCTCGGTCTTCGCGCCCAGCATGGCCCCGGACGCGCCGTGCTACCGCTGCCTCTACCCCGAGCCCCCGCCGCCGGGCATGGTCCCGAGCTGCGCCGAGGGCGGCGTGCTCGGCGTCCTGTGCGCCGCGATCGGCTCGATCCAGGTCAACGAGGCCATCAAGGTCCTGACCGGCATCGGCGACCCGGCCATCGGCAAGCTGGTCATCTACGACGCCCTCGAGCTGGAGTGGCGCAAGCTGAAGGTCCGCAAGGACCCCAACTGCGCGCTGTGCGGCGAGAACCCCACCGTCACCGGCCTGATCGACTACGACGCCTTCTGCGGCGCGATCTCCGACGAGGCGGCCGACGCGGCCGCCGGCTCGACGATCTCGGTCACCACCCTGGAGCACATGCTGAAGGAGCGCGAGGAGGGCACCCGCGACTTCGTGCTCGTCGACGTGCGCGAGCCCAACGAGTACGAGATCAACAAGATCCCCGGCTCGGTCCTGATCCCCAAGGGCGAGTTCCTCAACGGCTCCGCGCTGGAGAAGCTGCCCGCGGACAAGCAGGTCGTCATGCACTGCAAGTCCGGCGTCCGCTCGGCCGAGACGCTCGCCATCGTGAAGGGCGCCGGGTACGCCGACGCCGTCCACGTCGGCGGTGGCGTGGTGGCCTGGGTCAACCAGATCGACCCGTCGCAGCCGACGTACTGA
- a CDS encoding solute carrier family 23 protein → MSLFSWEKVDPAPGVAVAPHQRLSWGKTAGLGAQHVVAMFGATFVFPLVMGLDPNLAIMFSGICTIMFLLVCSNKVPSYLGTSASFVGGVVAIRGQDGDSADVTGAILVAGLVLLAVGVLVHFAGAGLIHKILPPAVTGAVVMLIGFNLAPVVADVYWPQDQWVALLTATFMVAAAVLLPGFWSRIAVLLALVFGYLVSWLFDGVFGPITSVLGGATEATEHDRVTWAGVQAADWIGLPSGTLADGVDVVHGPSFSLTFILLVLPGVIALIAENTGHVKAVAEMTGENLDPYMGRALGADGAATALASLFGGSPTTTYAENIGVMGATKVYSTAAYYAAAIVAILLGLCPKFGAIVNATPGGVLGGITVVLYGMIGLVGAKIWVDNRVDFANPVNLVGLAAGIIIGVGDVTLEITDDFALTGIAFGTIVVIAYYHLVARNLNASAGEVTRNL, encoded by the coding sequence ATGTCGTTGTTCTCGTGGGAGAAGGTCGACCCGGCTCCGGGGGTGGCGGTCGCGCCGCACCAGCGGCTGAGCTGGGGGAAGACGGCGGGCCTCGGCGCCCAGCACGTCGTGGCGATGTTCGGGGCGACGTTCGTCTTCCCGCTGGTGATGGGGCTCGACCCCAACCTCGCCATCATGTTCTCCGGGATCTGCACGATCATGTTCCTGCTGGTGTGCAGCAACAAGGTGCCCAGCTACCTCGGGACCAGCGCGTCGTTCGTGGGCGGCGTCGTCGCGATCCGGGGCCAGGACGGTGACTCCGCGGACGTGACCGGGGCGATCCTGGTCGCCGGCCTGGTGCTGCTGGCGGTCGGCGTGCTGGTGCACTTCGCCGGCGCGGGCCTGATCCACAAGATCCTGCCGCCGGCCGTCACCGGCGCGGTCGTCATGCTCATCGGCTTCAACCTGGCGCCGGTGGTCGCGGACGTCTACTGGCCGCAGGACCAGTGGGTCGCGCTGCTCACCGCCACCTTCATGGTGGCCGCCGCGGTGCTGCTCCCCGGCTTCTGGTCGCGGATCGCCGTGCTGCTGGCGCTGGTCTTCGGCTACCTGGTCTCGTGGCTCTTCGACGGCGTCTTCGGCCCGATCACCTCGGTGCTCGGCGGTGCGACCGAGGCCACCGAGCACGACCGGGTGACCTGGGCGGGCGTGCAGGCCGCCGACTGGATCGGCCTGCCGAGCGGCACCCTCGCCGACGGCGTGGACGTCGTACACGGCCCGAGCTTCTCGCTGACCTTCATCCTGCTCGTGCTGCCGGGCGTGATCGCGCTGATCGCCGAGAACACCGGCCACGTCAAGGCGGTCGCCGAGATGACCGGCGAGAACCTGGACCCCTACATGGGCCGGGCCCTCGGCGCCGACGGTGCCGCGACCGCCCTGGCCAGCCTGTTCGGGGGCAGCCCGACGACGACGTACGCCGAGAACATCGGCGTGATGGGTGCGACCAAGGTCTACTCGACCGCCGCCTACTACGCGGCGGCCATCGTGGCGATCCTGCTGGGTCTGTGCCCGAAGTTCGGCGCCATCGTGAACGCGACCCCGGGCGGCGTCCTCGGCGGCATCACCGTCGTCCTCTACGGGATGATCGGCCTGGTCGGCGCCAAGATCTGGGTCGACAACCGGGTCGACTTCGCCAATCCCGTCAACCTGGTCGGTCTGGCCGCCGGCATCATCATCGGCGTCGGCGACGTCACCTTGGAGATCACCGACGACTTCGCGCTCACCGGCATCGCGTTCGGCACGATCGTCGTCATCGCCTACTACCACCTGGTGGCCCGCAACCTGAACGCCTCCGCGGGCGAGGTGACCCGGAACCTGTGA
- a CDS encoding MGMT family protein, whose amino-acid sequence MRHPEEYVEAVLAIVEQVPRGRVTTYGAIADALGRYGPRRVGNVMATHGGGVPWWRVVRADGSLPPSHLDEARQTYLEEGTPLRPSGSVDIKAAFWLPPQQA is encoded by the coding sequence GTGAGGCATCCCGAGGAGTACGTCGAGGCGGTGCTCGCGATCGTCGAGCAGGTGCCGCGCGGCCGGGTCACGACGTACGGCGCCATCGCGGACGCGCTCGGCCGGTACGGCCCGCGCCGGGTCGGCAACGTGATGGCGACCCACGGCGGCGGGGTGCCGTGGTGGCGGGTGGTGCGCGCCGACGGGTCGCTGCCGCCGAGCCATCTCGACGAGGCGCGCCAGACCTATCTCGAGGAGGGCACCCCGCTGCGGCCCTCGGGGAGCGTCGACATCAAGGCCGCCTTCTGGCTGCCGCCGCAGCAGGCCTGA
- a CDS encoding FdrA family protein, which produces MRTHVELRPGAYADSVALLQVSRSVQQVEGVLAAQVAMATALNLEVLAGMGFDVPAEATTNDLVVALRVADDAAVERALAAVAEALAATSRRPTGGGEVAPHRTTATALRDAPGGLVLVSVAGQHALVEAMDALDAGSDVMVFSDNVPLEHEIALKRTAAERGLLVLGPDCGTAVVDGVGLGFANVVRPGPVGLVAASGTGCQQLLALLDHAGVGVSSALGVGGRDLSTEVGGRSTTEALRRLDLDPSVELVVLVSKPPAPEVAATVQEYADRLGTPVELALLGAGRPDLTAAAEAVLRRLGHAVPTWPVTGSTGPATRGRRLHGLFVGGTLCQEARLIAEERLGTDHPFTDFGDDAYTAGRAHPMIDPTLRLEHLARVAADPDTAVLLLDVVLGHGAEPDPAALLAPAITGLDVPVVVSLVGTAADPQDLARQADALAGAGAEVHLSNAGAARRAVALVEQRLEALS; this is translated from the coding sequence ATGAGGACCCACGTCGAGCTCCGTCCCGGCGCGTACGCCGACTCCGTCGCCCTGCTCCAGGTCAGCCGCAGCGTCCAGCAGGTCGAGGGCGTGCTCGCGGCCCAGGTCGCGATGGCGACCGCACTGAACCTCGAGGTGCTCGCCGGCATGGGCTTCGACGTGCCCGCCGAGGCCACCACCAACGACCTCGTCGTCGCGCTGCGCGTCGCGGACGACGCCGCCGTCGAACGCGCCCTGGCCGCGGTCGCCGAGGCGCTGGCCGCGACGAGCCGCCGACCGACCGGCGGTGGCGAGGTGGCACCCCACCGCACCACGGCCACCGCGCTGCGCGACGCCCCCGGCGGGCTGGTCCTGGTCTCCGTCGCCGGCCAGCACGCCCTCGTCGAGGCGATGGACGCCCTCGACGCGGGCAGCGACGTGATGGTCTTCAGCGACAACGTCCCGCTCGAGCACGAGATCGCCCTGAAGCGCACCGCCGCCGAGCGCGGGCTGCTGGTGCTGGGCCCCGACTGCGGGACGGCCGTCGTCGACGGGGTCGGTCTCGGCTTCGCCAACGTGGTCCGCCCCGGACCGGTCGGCCTGGTCGCCGCGTCCGGCACCGGCTGCCAGCAGCTCCTCGCGCTGCTCGACCACGCCGGCGTCGGCGTCTCCTCCGCGCTCGGCGTCGGCGGCCGTGACCTGTCCACCGAGGTCGGCGGCCGGTCCACCACCGAGGCCCTGCGCCGGCTCGACCTCGACCCGTCGGTCGAGCTCGTCGTCCTCGTCTCCAAGCCCCCGGCCCCCGAGGTCGCCGCCACCGTGCAGGAGTACGCCGACCGCCTCGGCACGCCGGTCGAGCTCGCGCTCCTGGGTGCCGGCCGCCCCGACCTGACCGCGGCCGCCGAGGCGGTGCTGCGCCGGCTCGGCCACGCCGTCCCCACCTGGCCGGTCACCGGGAGCACCGGTCCGGCCACCCGCGGTCGGCGGCTGCACGGGCTCTTCGTCGGCGGCACGCTCTGCCAGGAGGCCAGGCTGATCGCGGAGGAGCGGCTCGGCACCGACCACCCGTTCACCGACTTCGGCGACGACGCCTACACCGCCGGCCGGGCCCATCCGATGATCGACCCGACGCTGCGCCTGGAGCACCTCGCCCGGGTCGCCGCCGACCCGGACACGGCGGTGCTCCTGCTCGACGTCGTGCTGGGCCACGGCGCGGAGCCGGACCCGGCCGCGCTCCTCGCGCCGGCCATCACCGGGCTCGATGTCCCCGTCGTCGTCAGCCTGGTCGGCACCGCCGCCGACCCGCAGGACCTGGCCCGCCAGGCCGACGCGCTCGCCGGCGCCGGTGCCGAGGTGCACCTGTCCAACGCCGGCGCGGCCCGGCGCGCGGTGGCCCTCGTCGAGCAGCGCCTGGAGGCCCTGTCATGA
- a CDS encoding DoxX family protein, whose product MSNIHLTHRGRHEGGAATLPDPNFVHPELIAPETRPARAARYVGAGLRIALGWVFLWAFLDKLFGLGFATERDSSWLNGGSPTEGFLSFATKGPFADAFNSLAGYAAVDWLFMVGLAGIGLALITGVGIRVAAVSGALMMVLMWAAALWPENNPFMDDHLVYAGLLAMLALTDAGRTLGLGGLWAKVPFVQRHGWLK is encoded by the coding sequence ATGTCGAACATCCACCTCACCCACCGAGGACGTCACGAGGGCGGGGCCGCGACCCTGCCCGACCCGAACTTCGTCCACCCCGAGCTGATCGCCCCCGAGACCCGCCCCGCGCGTGCCGCCCGCTACGTCGGTGCCGGCCTGCGGATCGCCCTCGGCTGGGTCTTCCTCTGGGCCTTCCTGGACAAGCTCTTCGGCCTCGGCTTCGCCACCGAGCGGGACTCGTCCTGGCTCAACGGCGGCAGCCCCACCGAGGGCTTCCTGAGCTTCGCGACCAAGGGCCCCTTCGCGGACGCTTTCAACTCGCTGGCCGGCTACGCCGCCGTCGACTGGCTGTTCATGGTCGGCCTCGCCGGCATCGGTCTGGCGCTGATCACCGGCGTCGGCATCCGGGTCGCGGCCGTCTCGGGGGCGCTGATGATGGTCCTGATGTGGGCCGCCGCGCTCTGGCCGGAGAACAACCCCTTCATGGACGACCACCTCGTCTACGCCGGTCTGCTCGCGATGCTCGCGCTGACCGACGCCGGCCGGACCCTCGGTCTCGGCGGTCTCTGGGCCAAGGTCCCGTTCGTCCAGCGTCACGGCTGGCTGAAGTAG
- a CDS encoding helix-turn-helix domain-containing protein has translation MLIGTGDGGAAEALARVDALHTGLTQIALEGGDLRGIAAEVARVLDVGVLVTSTDGRERAGALSEAQRTQLADHDLVDPTGRVRVERIGGHGAVVGDGEVRTLRVAAAGTDLARLVCVRPGAPISSDDVHALERAAAVAALVIIREQAVSAVENKYQGDFLRDVFLRRAGGEEYVAEHADTFGWDLLRPVVVVAAEIDPPGPDEAPVARAVRRQWQERFAAAWRQVGRGVDPGIPCVDFSSEVVSLLPVPSGAEESVAGEAVVRRVVTAVAGDKGGGRRPFSVGVSRVAVDLEDLPGAYAQARRAVEVGRRVHGGGSTTFFDQLGLHRLIALITDDRELEAFTRDVLGPLALATTEAADLRETLQVLLDTNFNVAEAARVQFFHYNTMRYRVAKLERLLGPLSSDPHLRLDVAVALRVLEIAS, from the coding sequence ATGTTGATAGGCACCGGTGACGGTGGCGCCGCCGAGGCGCTGGCCCGGGTCGACGCGCTGCACACCGGCCTCACCCAGATCGCCCTCGAGGGTGGCGACCTGCGGGGGATCGCGGCCGAGGTGGCGCGGGTGCTCGACGTGGGCGTCCTGGTGACCTCGACCGACGGCCGCGAGCGTGCCGGTGCGCTCTCCGAGGCGCAGCGCACCCAGCTCGCCGACCACGATCTCGTCGACCCGACCGGCCGGGTCCGGGTCGAGCGGATCGGGGGCCACGGAGCGGTGGTGGGGGACGGCGAGGTGCGCACGCTGCGGGTCGCGGCGGCCGGCACCGACCTGGCCCGGCTCGTCTGCGTCCGGCCGGGCGCGCCGATCTCCTCCGACGACGTGCACGCGCTCGAGCGGGCGGCGGCCGTGGCGGCCCTGGTCATCATCCGCGAGCAGGCCGTCTCCGCGGTCGAGAACAAGTACCAGGGCGACTTCCTGCGCGACGTCTTCCTGCGCCGTGCCGGCGGGGAGGAGTACGTCGCCGAGCACGCCGACACCTTCGGCTGGGACCTGCTCCGGCCGGTCGTCGTGGTCGCCGCCGAGATCGACCCGCCCGGACCGGACGAGGCGCCGGTCGCGCGCGCCGTCCGCCGGCAGTGGCAGGAGCGGTTCGCGGCGGCCTGGCGGCAGGTCGGTCGCGGCGTCGACCCCGGCATCCCCTGCGTCGACTTCTCCTCCGAGGTCGTCAGTCTGCTGCCGGTCCCGTCCGGCGCCGAGGAGTCGGTGGCCGGCGAGGCCGTCGTACGACGGGTGGTGACGGCCGTGGCCGGCGACAAGGGCGGTGGCCGCCGGCCGTTCTCGGTCGGGGTGAGTCGGGTGGCCGTCGATCTCGAGGACCTGCCGGGCGCCTACGCGCAGGCCCGGCGCGCGGTCGAGGTGGGGCGCCGGGTGCACGGCGGCGGCTCGACGACCTTCTTCGACCAGCTCGGCCTGCACCGGCTGATCGCGCTGATCACCGACGACCGCGAGCTGGAGGCCTTCACCCGCGACGTGCTCGGCCCGCTCGCCCTGGCCACGACCGAGGCCGCGGACCTGCGCGAGACCCTCCAGGTGCTGCTGGACACGAACTTCAACGTGGCCGAGGCCGCTCGCGTGCAGTTCTTCCACTACAACACGATGCGCTACCGGGTGGCCAAGCTCGAACGTCTCCTCGGCCCGCTCTCCTCCGACCCGCACCTGCGCCTCGACGTCGCCGTCGCCCTCCGCGTCCTGGAGATCGCCTCCTGA
- a CDS encoding DUF2877 domain-containing protein: MRPHRPLPAQHRAPLPVSAPPRVHERLRAAPDGPVTVLHRGPHAVYVDLHGWCTGVVDAQAAQVPCALRAAAGVLAELPARTAEVRDGVLHLDGRPLVVGRFVRVGVPALALTADRPAPLGVEEVRSLVGAGDGLTPYGDDQLCGWLAVHRAAGVATPEVDAAVRAMAYRTTLLSATLLDCALHGEALPEFGDWLRVVGTPAERGRAAALAAIGHTSGRGLLTGGRRALAGLARRSGSAA; this comes from the coding sequence GTGAGGCCCCACCGCCCGCTCCCGGCCCAGCACCGGGCCCCCCTTCCGGTCAGCGCACCGCCGCGCGTCCACGAGCGGCTCCGGGCCGCGCCGGACGGCCCGGTCACCGTGCTCCACCGAGGTCCGCACGCCGTGTACGTCGACCTGCACGGCTGGTGCACCGGCGTCGTCGACGCGCAGGCCGCCCAGGTGCCGTGCGCCCTGCGCGCCGCGGCCGGCGTGCTCGCCGAGCTCCCGGCGCGGACCGCGGAGGTCCGCGACGGCGTGCTCCACCTCGACGGTCGGCCGCTGGTCGTGGGCCGGTTCGTCCGGGTCGGCGTCCCCGCACTGGCGCTCACCGCCGACCGGCCGGCACCGCTGGGGGTCGAGGAGGTGCGCAGCCTGGTCGGCGCCGGCGACGGGCTCACGCCGTACGGCGACGACCAGCTCTGCGGCTGGCTGGCCGTGCACCGGGCCGCCGGCGTCGCGACCCCCGAGGTCGACGCGGCGGTGCGGGCGATGGCGTACCGCACCACGCTGCTCTCCGCCACCCTGCTCGACTGCGCCCTGCACGGGGAGGCACTGCCCGAGTTCGGGGACTGGCTGCGGGTCGTCGGCACCCCTGCCGAGCGAGGCCGGGCCGCGGCGCTGGCGGCGATCGGACACACCTCCGGCCGCGGTCTGCTCACCGGGGGCCGGCGTGCCCTCGCCGGACTCGCACGGCGCAGCGGAAGCGCGGCATGA
- a CDS encoding DUF1116 domain-containing protein, with protein MTSTVVTSTSTVVSVGTDLLADALAGQAVEVQRVDWRPPMPGTESDLATVAADPLRHDANRRALDAMLGVTARLVDVAPAAEVLGLQRGEFLHAGPPITWDRASGPLRGGLMAGAALEGLVDDPEDAVALFESGSSVSLEPCHHRATVGPMAGVVTPGMWMFVLEDPASGRRTHCSLNEGLGKVLRYGAYSPEVLTRLRWMGDVLGPLLQAAVRASEPVDVTGILTQMLQMGDEAHNRNRAGTLMLLRDLAPAMVLSSHEAGAATADVAEAIRFVGANDHFFLNLAMPACKLALDAARGIEGSTMVVAMARNGTDFGIQVAGTGDEWFTGPAQVADGLYLGDYGPDDANPDIGDSAITETAGIGGFAMATAPAIVRLVGGSVPDALATTRRMHEITLGENPRWSVPVLDFQGTPTGIDVTRVCRTGILPQINTGMAGKVAGTGQVGAGLVTPPAEIFPKALARLAELARGRG; from the coding sequence ATGACCAGCACCGTCGTGACCAGCACCAGCACCGTCGTCTCCGTCGGCACCGACCTGCTCGCCGATGCCCTCGCCGGTCAGGCGGTCGAGGTCCAGCGCGTCGACTGGCGCCCGCCGATGCCCGGCACGGAGTCCGATCTGGCCACCGTCGCCGCGGACCCGCTGCGCCACGACGCCAACCGGCGCGCCCTCGACGCCATGCTCGGTGTGACCGCCCGGCTGGTCGACGTCGCCCCGGCTGCCGAGGTGCTCGGCCTGCAGCGCGGCGAGTTCCTGCACGCCGGCCCGCCGATCACCTGGGACCGCGCGTCCGGCCCGCTGCGCGGCGGGCTGATGGCCGGTGCCGCGCTCGAGGGGCTCGTCGACGACCCGGAGGACGCCGTCGCGCTCTTCGAGTCCGGCTCCTCGGTGAGCCTGGAGCCGTGCCACCACCGCGCCACAGTCGGGCCGATGGCCGGGGTGGTCACCCCGGGCATGTGGATGTTCGTGCTCGAGGATCCGGCGAGCGGGCGTCGTACCCACTGCTCGCTCAACGAGGGCCTCGGCAAGGTGCTCCGGTACGGCGCCTACTCCCCCGAGGTGCTCACCCGGCTGCGCTGGATGGGCGACGTGCTGGGCCCGCTGCTGCAGGCCGCCGTGCGCGCCAGCGAGCCCGTCGACGTGACCGGCATCCTCACCCAGATGCTGCAGATGGGCGACGAGGCCCACAACCGCAACCGCGCCGGGACCCTGATGCTGCTGCGCGACCTCGCCCCGGCGATGGTCCTCAGCAGTCACGAGGCCGGCGCGGCCACCGCCGACGTCGCCGAGGCGATCCGGTTCGTCGGCGCCAACGACCACTTCTTCCTCAACCTGGCGATGCCGGCCTGCAAGCTCGCGCTGGACGCCGCCCGCGGCATCGAGGGCTCGACGATGGTCGTGGCGATGGCCCGCAACGGCACCGACTTCGGCATCCAGGTCGCGGGCACCGGCGACGAGTGGTTCACCGGTCCGGCCCAGGTCGCCGACGGGCTCTACCTGGGCGACTACGGACCCGACGACGCCAACCCCGACATCGGCGACTCCGCGATCACCGAGACCGCCGGCATCGGCGGCTTCGCGATGGCCACCGCCCCCGCGATCGTGCGCCTGGTCGGCGGCAGCGTCCCGGACGCGCTCGCGACCACCCGCCGGATGCACGAGATCACCCTCGGCGAGAACCCGCGCTGGTCGGTGCCGGTGCTCGACTTCCAGGGCACCCCGACCGGCATCGACGTCACCCGGGTCTGCCGCACCGGCATCCTGCCGCAGATCAACACCGGCATGGCCGGCAAGGTCGCCGGCACCGGTCAGGTCGGTGCCGGCCTGGTGACCCCGCCGGCCGAGATCTTCCCGAAGGCGCTGGCGCGACTGGCCGAGCTGGCCCGGGGCCGGGGCTGA